The following are encoded together in the Anabrus simplex isolate iqAnaSimp1 chromosome 5, ASM4041472v1, whole genome shotgun sequence genome:
- the LOC136874343 gene encoding U-scoloptoxin(01)-Cw1a, which translates to MLVALAAAGHYYNLDGTPHDPYHDLHLPHDPPLYPTLREVPLTRFSCEGREWGYHADTEAYCQAFHLCQDHLVRSFLCPNGTLFHNQFKVCDQFYNVRCGVPLEDL; encoded by the exons ATGCTGGTAGCTCTCGCGGCAGCAGGTCACTACTACAACCTGGATGGTACTCCTCATGATCCCTACCATGATCTGCATCTTCCTCACGATCCTCCGCTGTATCCCACGCTGAGGGAGGTGCCTCTCACCAGGTTCTCCTGTGAGGGTCGCGAATGGGGATACCACGCTGACACTGAAGCCTATTGTCAG GCATTCCATCTATGTCAAGACCATCTGGTTCGCAGTTTCCTCTGCCCGAACGGAACTCTCTTCCATAACCAGTTCAAGGTGTGCGATCAGTTCTACAACGTGCGCTGCGGTGTACCTCTCGAGGACCTCTAA